In Bacillus sp. S3, the sequence AAACTTGAATGAAGAGGATCCGGCAATTTTAAAGGAACAATTGCAACAAATGATTCAGACGACCGAAGATCCCTCACAAAGCATAGCTGAAACGATTGCGGGAATGCCTCCTGCTCAATCAGCAAGTCTCATTCAATCTATGATGGGAACAAATTCGGAAGTAGCTATTAAACTATTAAAAAAGATGAGTACAAGCAGCCGCTCACAATTATTAGCACAAATTGCGAAAAATGACGCAAAATTAGCCGCACAAATTACGGTGAATTTAGAGAAATAGAGAAACTCCAAGGAAGGAGAACAAACATGAAACGCATCATGATTTTATTTGCTATGTTTTTTTATTTATTTTCCATACAAACCCCGACACTTGCCGCGGGTCTCACTGCCGCAGGTGATCCTTCCGTTTATGACACTATCCAAAAGGGTGATGTATCACCCAAAGACTCAGTAAGTAAAGAGAAGGATAGTGGCACATCTCCTTCCATATTCTCCTTATTTATCAAATTTATTGTATCGTTTGCATTTGTGATTTTCTTATTGTTTGTTCTATTACGATTCCTCTCAAAAAGGAACAGGTCGATTCCTTCCAATGGACCAATTGTTCCAATAGGAGACCATCCACTCGGAAATAATCGTTCTGTCCAGCTCGTATTGATTAGTGGGACGATTTATGTGCTTGGTGTCGGTGAAACGGTCACACTCTTACGCACGATCACGCAAGGTGAAGAATATCAGCATTTACTTGAAAGCCTTGAAAATCAAGAAGTGGAGCCATCGTTAAACTGGACATCACATGATACGAAAAAATTGTGGAATTCTGTTTTTAAAAAACAGCTGGAAAATTTGAAGCAGCACCGTGGGGGGAAGTAGGAATATGGTACGTAAGTTAGCTTTTCTTGTTCCCCTTTTTACACTTGGGTTTATAACAGTTGCCTATGCG encodes:
- a CDS encoding flagellar biosynthetic protein FliO, which codes for MKRIMILFAMFFYLFSIQTPTLAAGLTAAGDPSVYDTIQKGDVSPKDSVSKEKDSGTSPSIFSLFIKFIVSFAFVIFLLFVLLRFLSKRNRSIPSNGPIVPIGDHPLGNNRSVQLVLISGTIYVLGVGETVTLLRTITQGEEYQHLLESLENQEVEPSLNWTSHDTKKLWNSVFKKQLENLKQHRGGK